Proteins encoded together in one Chryseobacterium sp. G0201 window:
- a CDS encoding DUF1345 domain-containing protein: MNIKKKLKIVADRINHLDSHYKLYISLASATLLFLLLLRTNMETSITLMIIWLGFATMSLILSWITILTSHPSDVKHEAHAQDSGRTLIFCFVVVAAFASLLAIIILLKETSGKTDQGIYAEILIPLGCVAGSWWLLHTVFTLRYAHFFYCDIDHDSGRKIKPKGLRFPEDNEPDYLDFAYFSFVIGMTFQVSDVEITSKRIRRLAWIHGILAFAFNTFIVAFTINIIAGFFQK; this comes from the coding sequence ATGAATATTAAAAAAAAACTAAAAATAGTAGCTGATAGGATCAACCACTTGGATTCACATTATAAATTATATATTTCACTTGCGTCGGCAACTTTGCTCTTTTTATTATTGCTGCGAACTAATATGGAAACATCAATAACTTTGATGATTATCTGGTTGGGATTCGCCACTATGAGTCTGATACTGTCTTGGATAACAATCCTGACTTCCCATCCTTCAGATGTGAAGCATGAAGCTCACGCGCAAGATTCAGGCAGAACCCTTATATTTTGCTTTGTAGTAGTTGCAGCCTTTGCCAGTTTGCTTGCAATCATCATACTTTTAAAAGAAACATCGGGCAAGACAGATCAAGGAATTTATGCAGAGATACTTATTCCTTTAGGTTGCGTTGCAGGATCCTGGTGGCTCTTACACACCGTATTCACACTTAGATACGCTCATTTTTTCTATTGTGATATAGATCATGACAGTGGAAGGAAAATCAAGCCTAAAGGGTTGAGGTTTCCGGAAGACAATGAACCAGATTACCTTGATTTTGCTTATTTTTCATTTGTTATCGGGATGACTTTTCAGGTTTCAGATGTAGAAATAACGTCGAAAAGGATACGGCGATTAGCTTGGATACATGGGATATTAGCTTTTGCATTTAATACTTTTATTGTAGCATTTACTATTAATATTATAGCAGGATTCTTTCAAAAATAA
- a CDS encoding di-heme oxidoredictase family protein encodes MRGDIAFNDEIFTVGKGLGPTFVATSCGSCHAGDGKGTPFTTLTRFGQIDETGNLFLHLGGPQLQNRAIPGHTPEAIPPGATFSKFTPPANTGLGFIELVSDMDILAMADPFDTNNDGISGVPNYIQLPAYQAPFSFAVPKGGKYIGRFGKKASTYSLLQQTVNAYNQDMGITSTFNPQDVYSGMNSDPEVSDKTIADVVFYLRTLKTPIQRDAQNITIKQGKTIFSLISCNKCHVPELKTSSSSISPLSNKKFYPYTDLLLHDMGASLDDSYTEGTAKTYEWRTPALWGLGLSPKSQGGQYFLMHDGRAKSIEEAIQLHGGEASTSRTKYTQLPAQEKEVVIKFLKSL; translated from the coding sequence TTGAGAGGTGATATCGCCTTTAACGATGAAATTTTCACAGTGGGGAAAGGTCTTGGTCCTACCTTCGTGGCAACAAGTTGTGGAAGCTGTCATGCTGGTGATGGAAAGGGAACTCCCTTTACTACGCTTACACGTTTTGGACAGATTGACGAAACAGGAAATTTATTTTTGCATTTAGGTGGTCCTCAATTGCAAAATAGGGCGATACCGGGTCATACTCCGGAAGCAATTCCTCCCGGCGCAACATTTTCAAAATTTACACCGCCTGCCAATACAGGATTAGGTTTTATTGAATTAGTTTCTGATATGGATATTTTGGCAATGGCTGACCCTTTTGACACTAATAATGATGGCATCTCAGGAGTCCCCAATTATATTCAGCTTCCGGCATATCAAGCTCCATTCTCCTTTGCTGTACCAAAAGGAGGGAAGTATATAGGAAGATTTGGTAAAAAGGCATCCACATACAGTTTACTACAACAAACCGTTAATGCTTACAATCAAGACATGGGCATTACTTCAACTTTTAATCCACAAGATGTTTATTCGGGAATGAATAGTGATCCCGAAGTTTCTGATAAGACCATTGCCGATGTTGTATTTTACCTTCGTACATTGAAAACACCTATTCAACGAGATGCACAAAACATTACTATTAAACAAGGAAAGACTATATTCTCTCTGATAAGTTGTAATAAATGTCATGTCCCGGAACTGAAAACCTCATCCTCTTCAATTTCACCATTATCCAATAAAAAGTTTTATCCATACACAGACTTATTACTTCATGATATGGGTGCTTCTTTGGATGATAGCTATACAGAAGGCACGGCAAAAACTTATGAATGGCGTACCCCTGCATTGTGGGGGCTGGGTTTATCCCCAAAATCACAAGGTGGCCAATACTTCTTAATGCATGATGGAAGGGCAAAAAGTATAGAAGAAGCAATACAGCTGCACGGAGGTGAGGCTTCAACCAGCAGAACCAAATACACTCAATTGCCAGCTCAGGAAAAAGAAGTTGTTATTAAATTTTTAAAATCTCTATAA
- a CDS encoding ubiquinol-cytochrome c reductase iron-sulfur subunit, with amino-acid sequence MDRLEFLKKCSLVCLGFTVIPPILSGCISNKMITGTIKDDYIILPMKDFTDRKYPDKKLSYVIIQNEALKYPICVFRFSETEYEALWMQCTHQGTQLQVFGDKLQCSAHGSEFSNKGLVQNGPADQTLRKFPVYIKSDFLKISLKKPV; translated from the coding sequence ATGGACAGACTTGAATTTCTCAAAAAATGCAGTTTGGTCTGTTTAGGCTTTACTGTTATTCCTCCCATTCTTTCAGGGTGTATAAGCAATAAAATGATTACAGGAACGATTAAAGACGATTATATCATATTGCCTATGAAGGATTTTACGGATAGAAAATATCCTGACAAAAAATTATCTTATGTAATCATTCAAAATGAAGCTCTCAAATATCCGATTTGCGTATTTCGTTTTTCGGAAACTGAGTATGAAGCATTATGGATGCAATGTACTCATCAGGGTACCCAGTTACAAGTATTTGGAGATAAACTACAGTGTTCTGCACATGGTAGTGAATTTTCCAACAAAGGTTTAGTACAAAACGGTCCTGCTGATCAGACCTTAAGAAAATTTCCTGTATACATAAAATCGGATTTTTTGAAAATTTCTTTAAAAAAACCAGTATGA
- a CDS encoding phosphatase PAP2 family protein: MRYSIKKITLLIILMKFSLSIYAQDSLSLQPIAHKDSLITRDDNLDYKKLIVPVSLISGGVIGFVIPEIKKYDVSLRNEVGDHRLNNSKLDNYTQFIPAALVYGLNIAGVQGKHNFKDRTIILATSQAVSSAIVIPGKLLIGRERPDQSNNMSFPSGHAAIAFSTAQFMFREYKDSNYWIGLAGYPFAIFTSVYRIINNKHWATDVLAGAGIGILSTELAYWLYPKLKTLFKSKSVKTLSMISPYFQQSYQQKNFGVNYQLFF, from the coding sequence ATGAGGTATTCGATAAAAAAAATTACGCTGTTGATTATTTTGATGAAATTTTCTCTAAGTATTTATGCTCAGGATAGTTTGTCTTTACAACCTATTGCTCATAAAGATTCTTTAATAACAAGAGATGATAACTTAGATTATAAAAAATTGATTGTTCCGGTTAGCTTAATATCGGGAGGTGTAATTGGTTTTGTAATTCCTGAGATCAAAAAGTATGATGTTAGTTTAAGAAATGAAGTTGGTGATCACAGATTAAACAATTCAAAATTAGACAACTATACTCAATTTATACCTGCAGCGCTGGTTTATGGGTTGAACATAGCGGGTGTTCAAGGAAAACATAATTTTAAGGATCGCACAATTATTTTGGCAACATCGCAAGCAGTTTCTTCGGCAATAGTTATTCCAGGAAAGTTATTGATCGGCAGGGAGCGACCTGATCAATCAAATAATATGTCATTTCCTTCAGGACATGCAGCAATCGCATTTTCAACTGCACAGTTTATGTTTAGAGAATATAAGGACAGCAATTATTGGATCGGTCTCGCGGGATATCCATTTGCTATTTTTACGAGTGTTTACAGAATCATCAATAATAAGCATTGGGCCACAGATGTATTGGCTGGAGCAGGTATCGGAATTCTTTCTACCGAATTAGCCTACTGGTTGTATCCCAAACTCAAAACTTTATTTAAAAGTAAAAGTGTAAAAACATTATCTATGATTTCTCCTTACTTCCAGCAGAGTTATCAGCAGAAAAATTTTGGTGTGAATTACCAGCTATTTTTTTAA
- a CDS encoding heavy metal translocating P-type ATPase: protein MEHKHIYDENGKQLCCTPQEGKIYKDAGAKKLVEEDVCCAPKKKKEQHQHSDDDGHDHGETDKTAFQMFLPAIISLVLLLTGIALDNYIKPEWFKDWVRIVWYGVAYLPVGLPVLKEAFESIKQGDVFSEFFLMSIATIGAFIIGEFPEGVAVMLFYAVGEVFQTLAVSRAKTNIKALLDQRPDEVTIIENNQPKKIKAAEAKIGDTIQLKSGEKLALDGELISDSASFNTAALTGESKPDSKNKGETVLAGMINMNSVALVKVNTAYEDSKLSKILELVQNATAQKAPTELFIRKFARIYTPIVVALAVLICIVPYFFVDDYVFRDWLYRALIFLVISCPCALVISIPLGYFGGIGAASRNGILFKGSNFLDKIAEIQNVVMDKTGTMTEGVFKVQDVTIKEGFDKDEILQLVNVVESKSTHPVATAVHEFVGEINNSINLEDTEEIAGHGLKARANGKEILVGNFKLLDKFNISYEVDPSKIVYTVIAIAYDGKFAGFITIADRIKDDAKQAVEKLHSLNVKATMLSGDKTTVVKYVAEQIGIDNAFGDLLPEDKVNKVKEIKARNESVAFVGDGVNDAPVVALSDVGIAMGGLGSDATIETADVVIQDDKPSKIPMAINIGKKTKRIVWQNIILAFVVKAIVLVLGAGGLATMWEAVFADVGVALIAILNAVRIQRMKF from the coding sequence ATGGAACATAAACACATCTACGACGAGAATGGAAAGCAGCTTTGCTGTACTCCACAGGAAGGCAAAATCTATAAAGATGCCGGAGCAAAAAAATTAGTTGAAGAAGACGTGTGCTGCGCTCCAAAGAAAAAAAAGGAACAGCATCAGCATTCAGATGATGATGGACATGATCATGGAGAAACTGATAAAACGGCTTTTCAGATGTTCTTGCCTGCGATTATTTCATTGGTACTTTTATTAACTGGCATTGCACTGGACAATTACATCAAACCGGAATGGTTTAAAGACTGGGTACGAATTGTCTGGTACGGTGTTGCTTATCTACCGGTAGGTCTACCTGTTTTAAAAGAGGCTTTTGAGAGTATCAAACAAGGTGACGTGTTTTCAGAATTTTTCCTTATGAGCATTGCAACAATTGGAGCATTCATTATCGGAGAATTTCCTGAAGGAGTAGCGGTTATGTTGTTCTATGCAGTAGGAGAGGTTTTTCAGACTCTGGCTGTGTCGAGAGCTAAGACCAATATTAAGGCTCTTTTAGATCAACGTCCTGATGAGGTAACGATTATTGAAAATAATCAGCCTAAAAAAATCAAAGCTGCCGAAGCAAAAATCGGGGATACTATTCAGCTAAAATCAGGTGAAAAACTGGCATTGGATGGAGAACTGATCTCCGATTCTGCGTCTTTCAATACCGCAGCATTAACTGGAGAGAGCAAACCTGATTCTAAAAATAAAGGTGAAACAGTTTTAGCCGGAATGATCAATATGAATAGCGTGGCTTTGGTCAAAGTCAATACGGCTTATGAGGACAGCAAACTCAGCAAGATCCTCGAACTTGTTCAGAATGCAACAGCGCAAAAAGCTCCGACTGAACTTTTTATCAGAAAATTTGCGAGAATATATACACCAATTGTAGTAGCGTTAGCTGTTTTGATTTGCATTGTACCTTATTTCTTTGTTGATGATTATGTTTTCAGAGATTGGTTGTACAGAGCATTGATATTCTTAGTGATCTCTTGTCCGTGTGCATTGGTAATCTCTATACCGCTTGGCTATTTTGGAGGTATCGGAGCAGCGAGCCGCAACGGTATATTATTTAAAGGAAGCAACTTTTTGGATAAGATCGCTGAGATTCAGAACGTGGTAATGGATAAGACAGGAACTATGACAGAGGGTGTTTTTAAAGTTCAGGACGTTACCATTAAGGAAGGATTTGACAAAGATGAGATTCTCCAATTGGTCAATGTTGTTGAAAGTAAAAGTACCCATCCTGTTGCTACTGCTGTTCACGAGTTTGTAGGAGAAATCAACAATTCAATCAATTTAGAGGATACTGAAGAAATTGCAGGGCATGGTCTTAAAGCTAGAGCTAATGGAAAAGAAATCCTGGTTGGTAATTTTAAACTACTGGATAAATTCAATATCAGTTATGAAGTAGATCCTTCCAAAATCGTATACACGGTTATAGCAATTGCTTATGATGGGAAATTTGCAGGTTTCATTACCATTGCCGACCGAATCAAGGACGATGCAAAGCAAGCAGTTGAAAAACTTCATAGTTTGAATGTAAAAGCGACTATGTTAAGCGGTGATAAAACAACTGTTGTAAAGTATGTGGCAGAACAAATCGGTATTGACAATGCTTTTGGAGACCTGCTTCCGGAGGATAAGGTCAACAAGGTAAAAGAAATCAAAGCTAGAAATGAAAGTGTAGCTTTTGTAGGTGACGGCGTAAATGATGCGCCTGTCGTAGCATTAAGTGATGTTGGAATAGCTATGGGAGGTCTTGGAAGCGATGCGACAATTGAAACAGCTGATGTTGTGATCCAAGATGATAAACCCTCAAAAATACCTATGGCAATTAATATTGGAAAGAAGACCAAAAGAATCGTCTGGCAGAATATCATTCTTGCCTTTGTGGTGAAAGCCATCGTTCTTGTACTTGGTGCTGGTGGCCTGGCTACGATGTGGGAAGCGGTTTTCGCTGATGTGGGAGTCGCTTTGATTGCAATACTCAATGCAGTTAGGATTCAAAGAATGAAATTTTAA